In one Dunckerocampus dactyliophorus isolate RoL2022-P2 chromosome 9, RoL_Ddac_1.1, whole genome shotgun sequence genomic region, the following are encoded:
- the pikfyve gene encoding 1-phosphatidylinositol 3-phosphate 5-kinase isoform X1, translating into MFGQFFKERRFREMAADDKSLPSDWSVEPPVTSPASPSHLTHFKPLSPEQDEPPLRSAYSSFVNLFRFNNKEEVRPPPAASDKPDEPSPSPLESDRRSWSSSSPSVYGSRAHRKAHPEHLRRTSTASDSSRKSDTPLSNHDPRTAVQLRTALKRLKEIMDGKSQDSDLKQYWMPDSQCKECYDCNEKFTTFRRRHHCRLCGQIFCSRCCNQEIPGKFMGYTGDLRACTYCRKIALNYAYSAESGSIGEDLNVLSDSSCSVCMLEPSEPRTPVGGRKASRNIFLEEDLTWQRKTPIGMRKTMIHQEPQKSGLPSRLTTLQEDVCKTPTRKRSASVTNLSLDRSGSSMVPSYDSSISPPTTRALSGAKSVTKLDHSEEERKNILDSSQLKDLWKKICHNNTGMEFQDHRYWLRTYPNCIVGKELVNWLLRNGTISNRAQAIAIGQALVDGRWLDCVTHNDQLFRDEYALYRPLQSTEFSETPSPDTDSVNSVEGHSEPSWFKDIKFDDSDTEQLADESDYNIPSSASASKRTSVSSSQSVVDSDSAASISLNMEYNNVNFHIKKQSKYPHVPSSTEQKAEFLVSEDGGQNIVISDAFIKESLFNRRVEEKAKEMLFTPLGWHHSSLDQLREENGEKKAMERLLSANHSHMMALLQQLLYSESLSLSWRDIIVPVVRQVVQTVRPDVRNCDDDMDIRQLVHIKKIPGGRKFDSTVVNGFICTKNIAHKKMNSYIKNPKILLLKCSIEYLYREETKFTCIEPIVLQEREFLKNYVQRIVDVRPNLVLVEKTVSRIAQDMLLEHGITLVINVKPQVLDRVSRVTQGDLVMSMDQLLTKPRLGTCHKFYMQPFTLANNEVKTLMFFEGCATHLGCSIKLRGASEYELARVKEIIMMMVCVAYHSQLEISFLMDEFAMPPSLAQSTSFPCLLEGASAEEQVDSEQKDVEDTIAEPYADGSAPPGHLDEDTVPPWMESSQDHPRSSASSIHSEEAGIKETRTSSPFSSPPALPLSVSPPFLMDDNQEMTPNTFGRETGEQANEDPESTEDKGSETPRLFRDPLQDDTGVFVAEQVASTDDQLKSISAVFKQELKDIILSISPFITFREPFLLTPAGMHCPSRDYFPDQVYLSPLLNKDFKELDGRRKRQLLKDSASSSLVGSSQTNGVPPPKPVDVLPCHGLTSTRIVEQLSSSQELAKLLAEYRAKGGRIRQREASDPFNGVVNGQSRTEETSPPPSSVKVLGKGEGEEDKPSKQSEMSLAPKMDCLTPVNHQRLCVLFSSSSAQSSNAPNPCVSPWIVTMEFYGKNDLSLGVFLERYCFRPSYQCPSMFCETPMVHHIRRFVHGNGCVQIVLKELDSPVPGYQHTILNYSWCRICKQVTPVVPLSNDSWSMSFAKYLELHFYGHQYTRRANAEPCGHSIHKDYHQYFSYNQMVASFSYTSVRLLEICLPRPKIFIRNRGPSKANVQQDLKDFSQKVSQVYLAIDDRLTSLKTDTFSKTREEKMEDLFAQKDMEEVELRSWIEKLQVRLQACGLDSPQQFQAVLESLVLKKQSLCEMLQSWNSRLQDLFQQEKGRKRLSVPPSPGRHRQAAADDSKSTLDSSPRNPSPVVQNGDKATEDRHLSTLPSTSSSSTVLLSPPMEPGVEPVTPGPSFTEPDSVSIPEDVFDGHLLGSTDSQVKEKSTMKAILANFLPGNNYNPIPFPFDPDKHYLMHEHERVPIAVCEKEPSSIIAFALSCKEYKTALDDLSKASNTVGDEASQANSGESRAKGSPARLGDSTQQSRASAEADAPKDTDAADKQKKQSQNPHIELQFSDANAKFYCRIYYADEFHRMREEILESAEEDFVRSLSHCVNWQARGGKSGAVFYATEDDRFILKQMPRLEVQSFLDFAPHYFTYITGAVQQKRPTALAKILGVYRIGYKNSQNNTEKKLDLLVMENLFYGRKMAQVFDLKGSLRNRNVKTDSGKESCEVVLLDENLLKLIYDNPLYIRSHCKSVLRAAIHSDAYFLSSHLIIDYSLLVGRDDATNQLVVGIIDYIRTFTWDKRLEMVVKSTGILGGQGKMPTVVSPELYRARFCEAMDKYFLMVPDHWTGLGVNC; encoded by the exons AGGAGGTTCGTCCTCCCCCCGCTGCTTCGGACAAGCCGGACGAGCCATCCCCTTCCCCCCTTGAGTCTGATAGGAGAAGCTGGTCCAGCTCTTCCCCCTCCGTCTATGGCTCCAGGGCGCACCGGAAGGCGCATCCCGAGCACCTCCGACGCACCTCCACCGCCTCGG ATAGCAGCAGGAAGTCTGATACGCCCCTGAGCAATCATGACCCCCGCACGGCTGTGCAGCTTCGCACGGCGCTGAAGCGACTCAAGGAAATTATGGATGGAAAAAGCCAG GACAGCGACCTGAAGCAGTACTGGATGCCCGACAGCCAGTGCAAGGAGTGCTACGACTGTAATGAAAAGTTCACCACATTTCGCCGGCGCCACCACTGCAGGTTGTGCGGACAGATTTTCTGCAGCCGCTGCTGCAACCAGGAGATTCCTGGCAAGTTCATGGGCTACACAG GAGACCTGCGAGCTTGTACGTACTGTCGCAAAATAGCGCTAAACTACGCTTACTCGGCTGAGTCGGGCTCCATCGGCGAGGATCTGAACGTCTTGTCTGACTCTTCGTGCTCTGTGTGTATGTTGGAACCCAGCGAGCCACGGACGCCTGTCGGGGGGCGCAAGGCTAGCAGGAACATCTTCCTTGAGGAAGATCTGACCTGGCAGAG AAAAACTCCCATTGGGATGAGAAAAAC AATGATCCATCAGGAACCTCAGAAAAGTGGCCTACCTTCCAGACTGACCACGCTGCAAGAAGACGTGTGTAAAACCCCCACTAGGAAGAG GTCCGCCAGCGTCACCAACCTGTCACTGGACCGTTCCGGATCCTCCATGGTGCCTTCCTACGACAGCTCTATCAGCCCACCAACCACGCGGGCCTTGTCGGGCGCAAAGAGCGTCACCAAGCTGGAccacagcgaggaggaaaggAAGAACATCCTG GACTCCTCTCAGCTGAAGGACCTGTGGAAGAAGATCTGCCACAACAACACGGGGATGGAGTTCCAGGACCACAGGTACTGGCTGAGGACCTACCCCAACTGCATTGTGGGGAAGGAGCTTGTCAACTGGCTGCTGAGGAACGGCACCATCTCCAACAG GGCCCAGGCGATCGCCATCGGCCAGGCATTAGTGGACGGCCGCTGGCTGGACTGCGTCACTCACAACGACCAGCTCTTCAGGGATGAATACGCCCTCTATCGCCCCCTGCAG AGCACAGAGTTCTCAGAGACACCATCTCCAGACACTGACAGCGTCAACTCTGTGGAGGGACATTCCGAGCCGTCCTGGTTCAAGGACATCAAGTTTGACGACAGTGACACAGAGCAGCTGGCAGACGAGTCGGACTACAACATACCTA GCTCTGCCAGCGCCAGTAAGAGGACATCCGTCAGCAGCTCCCAGTCAGTGGTGGACAGTGACTCAGCAGCCTCCATCAGCCTCAACATGGAGTACAACAACGTTAACTTCCACATCAAGAAGCAGTCCAAGTATCCACACGTGCCTTCGTCCACTGAGCAGAAAG CTGAATTTCTGGTGTCAGAAGATGGAGGACAGAACATCGTGATCAGCGATGCCTTCATCAAAG AGTCTCTGTTCAACCGACGTGTGGAAGAGAAAGCTAAAGAGATGCTGTTTACACCGCTGGGTTGGCACCACAGCTCCCTGGACCAGCTCCGAGAAGAGAACGGAGAGAAGAAGGCCATGGAGAGGCTGCT CTCGGCCAATCACAGCCACATGATGGCACTGCTGCAGCAGCTGCTCTACAGCGAGTCCCTGTCACTGTCCTGGCGGGACATCATCGTCCCCGTCGTCCGACAGGTGGTCCAGACAGTGCGGCCCGATGTACGGAACTGCGATGACGACATGGACATCCGACAACTGGTTCACATTAAGAAG ATTCCTGGAGGGAGGAAGTTTGATTCAACCGTGGTGAATGGCTTCATATGCACCAAGAACATCGCTCACAAGAAG ATGAATTCCTACATCAAGAACCCCAAGATCCTGCTTCTAAAATGTTCCATCGAGTATCTGTACAGGGAGGAGACAAAGTTCACCTGCATTGAGCCCATTGTGCTGCAG GAGCGAGAGTTTTTGAAGAACTACGTCCAGCGTATAGTGGATGTTCGGCCAAACCTGGTCCTGGTGGAGAAGACGGTGTCTCGTATCGCTCAGGACATGCTGTTGGAACACGGCATCACTCTGGTGATAAATGTCAAACCG CAAGTCTTGGATCGAGTGAGTCGAGTGACCCAAGGTGACCTGGTAATGTCCATGGATCAACTCCTCACCAAGCCTCGTCTGGGCACCTGTCACAAGTTCTACATGCAGCCTTTCACCCTGGCCAACA ATGAGGTCAAGACGCTGATGTTCTTTGAGGGCTGCGCCACCCACCTGGGCTGCTCCATCAAGCTGCGTGGCGCCTCCGAATATGAGCTGGCCCGAGTGAAGGAGATCATCATGATGATGGTGTGCGTGGCCTACCACTCCCAGCTTGAgatctccttcctcatggatgAGTTTGCCATGCCTCCCAGCTTGGCCCAGAGCACCTCTTTCCCCTGTCTGCTGGAGGGTGCGTCCGCCGAGGAGCAGGTGGACAGCGAGCAGAAGGATGTTGAGGACACAATTGCCGAACCTTATGCTGATGGTTCTGCACCACCTGGCCACCTTGATGAGGACACAGTTCCCCCTTGGATGGAAAGCAGCCAGGACCATCCACGTTCATCAGCTTCCTCCATCCACAGTGAGGAAGCTGGAATCAAGGAGACCAGGACCTCCTCGCCGTTTTCCAGCCCTCCTGCTCTTCCTCTGTCAGTATCCCCACCATTCCTCATGGACGACAACCAGGAGATGACTCCAAACACATTCGGCAGGGAAACGGGGGAGCAAGCAAATGAAGATCCGGAAAGCACGGAAGATAAGGGATCAGAAACACCCCGGTTGTTTCGGGACCCCCTCCAGGACGACACGGGCGTGTTTGTCGCCGAGCAGGTGGCGTCGACTGATGACCAACTGAAGTCCATCTCGGCTGTCTTCAAGCAGGAGCTGAAGGACATCATTTTGTCTATCTCGCCCTTCATCACATTCCGAGAACCGTTCCTCCTCACGCCTGCTGGAATGCACTGCCCCAGCAGGGACTACTTCCCTGATCAG GTTTACCTGTCTCCCCTCCTCAACAAGGACTTCAAAGAACTGGACGGGCGCAGAAAGCGGCAGCTCCTCAAGGACTCTGCGTCCTCCTCGCTAGTTGGCAGCAGTCAGACCAATGGCGTTCCTCCGCCCAAGCCAGTCGACGTCCTCCCGTGCCACGGCCTTACAAGCACTCGCATAGTGGAGCAGTTGAGCAGCAGCCAGGAACTAGCCAAGCTTCTGGCAGAGTACAGGGCCAAGGGAGGCCGCATTCGGCAGAGGGAGGCAAGCGACCCCTTCAACGGCGTGGTCAATGGCCAGAGCAGGACAGAGGAGACGTCACCACCGCCGTCGTCAGTTAAAGTGCTGGGCAAGGGTGAGGGTGAAGAAGACAAACCAAGCAAGCAGAGTGAGATGAGCTTGGCCCCTAAG ATGGACTGTCTGACACCTGTCAATCATCAGCGACTATGTGTGCTCTTCAGCAGCTCGTCCGCTCAGTCCAGCAACGCTCCAAACCCCTGCGTCAGCCCGTG GATAGTCACCATGGAGTTTTACGGCAAGAATGATCTCTCGCTGGGCGTCTTCCTGGAGAGATACTGTTTCAG GCCATCTTACCAGTGTCCCAGCATGTTCTGCGAGACTCCCATGGTGCATCACATTCGCCGCTTCGTGCATGGCAACGGCTGCGTGCAGATCGTGCTGAAGGAGCTGGACTCGCCGGTTCCCGGGTATCAGCACACCATCCTCAACTACTCCTGGTGCCGCATCTGCAAACAG GTGACCCCGGTGGTGCCCCTGTCCAATGACTCGTGGTCCATGTCGTTCGCCAAGTACCTGGAGCTGCACTTCTATGGCCACCAGTACACCAGGCGGGCCAACGCCGAGCCCTGTGGACACTCTATTCACAAAGACTACCACCAGTACTTCTCCTACAACCAGATGGTGGCCTCCTTCAG CTACACTTCTGTGAGACTGTTGGAGATTTGTCTTCCTCGCCCCAAGATCTTCATCAGAAaccgggggccctccaaagccAATGTGCAGCAGGACCTGAAGGACTTCTCACAAaa AGTATCGCAGGTGTACCTGGCTATTGACGACCGCTTAACCTCCCTGAAGACCGACACCTTCAGTAAGACCCGGGAGGAGAAGATGGAGGATCTCTTCGCTCAGAAAGAT ATGGAGGAGGTCGAGCTGCGCAGTTGGATCGAGAAGCTCCAGGTACGTCTCCAAGCCTGTGGTCTGGATTCCCCGCAGCAGTTCCAGGCTGTGCTGGAGTCCCTTGTGTTGAAGAAGCAGAGTCTATGTGAGATGCTGCAGTCCTGGAACAGCAG ACTACAAGACTTGTTCCAGCAGGAGAAAGGCCGCAAGCGTCTGTCTGTACCCCCGAGCCCAGGCCGCCACCGGCAGGCCGCTGCTGATGACAGCAAG AGCACGCTGGACTCCTCCCCCCGTAACCCTTCACCTGTGGTGCAGAACGGGGACAAAG CAACAGAGGACCGTCACCTCAGCACTTTACCCtccacgtcctcctcctccactgtgctgcTGTCGCCGCCCATGGAACCTGGAGTCGAGCCCGTCACCCCCGGGCCCTCCTTCACTGAGCCTGACTCAGTCAGCATCCCAGAAG ACGTGTTTGATGGACACCTGCTGGGCTCCACCGACAGTCAGGTGAAGGAGAAGTCCACCATGAAGGCCATCCTGGCTAACTTTCTGCCCGGCAACAACTACAACCCCATCCCCTTCCCGTT TGACCCTGACAAGCACTACCTGATGCACGAACACGAGCGGGTTCCCATCGCCGTGTGCGAGAAGGAACCGAGCTCCATTATCGCCTTTGCTCTCAG CTGTAAGGAATATAAAACAGCGCTGGATGATTTGTCCAAGGCGTCCAACACGGTAGGCGACGAGGCGTCCCAGGCCAACAG CGGAGAGAGCCGAGCGAAGGGCAGCCCCGCCAGGCTAGGCGACTCGACCCAGCAGAGCCGCGCCAGCGCGGAAGCAGACGCGCCCA AGGACACCGACGCAGCAGACAAACAGAAGAAGCAGTCACAGAATCCTCATATCGAGCTGC AATTCTCAGACGCCAACGCCAAGTTCTACTGTCGCATCTATTACGCCGACGAGTTCCACAGGATGCGCGAGGAGATCCTGGAGAGCGCCGAGGAGGATTTCGTCCGCTCGCTTTCTCACTGCGTCAACTGGCAGGCGCGCGGCGGGAAATCTGGAGCCGTCTTCTACGCCACAGAAG ATGATCGCTTCATCCTGAAGCAGATGCCCAGACTGGAGGTCCAGTCCTTCCTAGACTTTGCTCCTCACTACTTCACCTACATCACAGGAGCAGTGCAGCAGAAA AGGCCGACCGCGCTGGCCAAGATCCTGGGCGTTTACCGCATCGGCTACAAGAATTCTCAGAACAACACTGAGAAGAAGCTGGACCTGCTGGTgatggaaaacctgttttacGGACGTAAAATGGCTCAG GTGTTTGACCTGAAGGGTTCGCTGCGGAACCGCAACGTCAAGACTGACTCGGGCAAGGAGAGCTGCGAGGTGGTCCTGCTGGACGAGAACCTCCTGAAGCTGATCTACGACAACCCGCTCTACATCCGCTCGCACTGCAAGTCGGTGCTACGGGCCGCCATCCACAGCGACGCCTACTTCCTGTCCAGCCACCTCATCAT